The Litoribrevibacter albus DNA segment GGCTGTTTTCCTTGAGCGTAAAGGGGAGCGTAGCTGCTTGCGTAAAGCCCAAGCTGAATTAAAAATTGGCGATAAGGTTGAGGTCTATTACGACGAAGATTATTTAAACCGTAAACCTTTCCCCGCAGAGTTATTAACGGATCAATTACAGTACAGCGTTTGGATGAAACCTTCTGGTATGCCAATTGAGGGTGAGTTGTTTGGTGATCATTTATCGCTTCTACGCCTGGCGGATCAGACCTTTGAAGCTGAGCGCGAAGCCTACCTGATGTATGAATTGGCGGATGATTCCAAAGGGGTTTTGCTCATTGTTCATCACAGAAGAGCTGCCTCTACCTTCACTGAACTGCAAGAAAAAGGTGAGCTTAAAGTTAAATATCGCATTGAGGTAGCGGGTGCGATTGAGACTGGTGGAGACGTTTCTGTAGAAACAGAAGACTATGAACTGGCAGGGCGTTATGAGCCGGTTAAATATGTTGAACATACAAAGAGTACTGTACTGGATCTTTATTTAACGAAAGGTGATGCGAAAGACATTTGCTGTTACTTCATGGAGATCGGACATGAAGTATTGGGAGATGAATACATTTCCGGTAATACTGATCGGGATCGGATGCAAGTAGACCTAGTTGAGCTCGATTTTGAATGCCCAATATCCGGGGATTTAATGCACTACAAGGCGTACTAGGCCAGTTTAAGGGT contains these protein-coding regions:
- a CDS encoding pseudouridine synthase: MHFEVELEVTELDSLNALEFLWGHFDQLSKSKIKDAMKKGAVFLERKGERSCLRKAQAELKIGDKVEVYYDEDYLNRKPFPAELLTDQLQYSVWMKPSGMPIEGELFGDHLSLLRLADQTFEAEREAYLMYELADDSKGVLLIVHHRRAASTFTELQEKGELKVKYRIEVAGAIETGGDVSVETEDYELAGRYEPVKYVEHTKSTVLDLYLTKGDAKDICCYFMEIGHEVLGDEYISGNTDRDRMQVDLVELDFECPISGDLMHYKAY